A stretch of Cicer arietinum cultivar CDC Frontier isolate Library 1 chromosome 5, Cicar.CDCFrontier_v2.0, whole genome shotgun sequence DNA encodes these proteins:
- the LOC140920287 gene encoding protein PIN-LIKES 6-like produces the protein MLARPPEGTFDIDNERLPLKSSTTKSGVAPEQVPLLTQEEENNLVGSSASEKSKMKIILAFLYEKLKLKQIFQPLIIASILAMTLGAVPFLKKLICTPEAPLFFFTDSCMILGEAMIPCIMLALGGNLIDGKFRCVV, from the exons ATGTTGGCACGTCCTCCAGAGGGAACTTTTGACATTGATAATGAAAGGCTTCCATTAAAGAGCAGTACTACAAAGAGTGGCGTTGCACCTGAACAAGTTCCATTGCTTACTCAGGAGGAGGAGAACAATCTAGTCGGTTCAAGTGCTTCAGAAAAGTCGAAG ATGAAAATTATATTAGCATTCTTGTACGAGAAGTTGAAGCTTAAGCAAATTTTTCAACCCCTTATCATTGCATCA ATTCTAGCCATGACACTTGGTGCAGTCCCATTTCTGAAGAAATTGATCTGTACGCCGGAAGCTCCACTATTCTTCTTCACTGACAGTTGCATGATTCTTGG GGAGGCCATGATTCCTTGCATTATGTTGGCTTTGGGAGGCAACCTCATTGATGGAAAGTTTAGATGTGTGGTGTGA